The Streptomyces sp. NBC_00510 genomic interval CCGATCACCGTCATGGCACCCACCGGCCGGGCCGGCGAGGTGCTGGCCGCGGTCCGGGGCACCGAAGGCGTCGCGTCCGCCGAACGCGGGCGCAGCGGCGGCGGCTGGACGGAGGTGTCGGTGACCGCGCAGGCGCCGCCCGAGTCGCCCGGCGAGACCGCGACCATCCACGCCCTGCGCGCGGAGCTGGACGGCCCCTACGGCGCCCACGTCGGCGGGCCCGGTGCCCAGCAGGCCGACCTGGCCGGCACCAGTTCCCGCGACCGCTGGGTCGTCGTGCCGCTCGTCCTGGCGGCCGTGCTGCTGATCCTCGTCGTGCTGCTGCGCAGCCTGGTCGCGCCGCTGCTGCTCGTGGTGGCCGTGATCGCGGTGTGGGGCGCCGCGCTGGGCATCGGCGGGCTGGTCTTCGGGCCGCTCTTCGGCTTCGAGGGCACGGACCCGGGGCTGCCGCTGCTGTCGTTCGTCTTCCTCGTGGCGCTCGGCGTCGACTACGGCATCTTCCTCATGCACCGGATGCGCGAGGAGTCGCTGGCGGGGGCCGCGCCGGCCGCCGCGGCCGTCACCGCGCTGCGCACCACGGGCGGGGTGATCGCCTCGGCCGGGCTGGTGCTGGCGGCCACCTTCTCGGTACTGGTCAACATGCCGTTGGTGTCGCTGGTCGAGATGGGCTTCGTCATCGCCGTGGGCGTCCTGCTGGACACCTTCCTCGTCCGCACCTACCTGGTCACCTCCGCGAGCGTGGCGCTGCGCGAGCGGCTCTGGTGGCCGGGCCGGCTGAGCCGGCCGCGCACGAGCCCGTGAACCGGCCCGTGAACCGGCCCGTGAACCGGTCTGTCACGCCGCCGACCCCGTAACGGAAGATGGAGCCGTGCCGAAGCCGCCGCCCCTCCCGCCCGCCGTCCGCGCGCACAAGGACGCCGCCCTCGCCGTGGGCGTGCTCGCGCTCCAGTGCGCTATGGGCGCCCTCCTGCCGTCCGGACAGGGGCACCGCCCGGACGCTGCGGGCTGGGCGCTGCTGGTGGTCACCGCGCTGGTGCTGGCCGCCCGGCGGCGGTGGCCGATGACCGTGATGCTCGTCATGGTCGCGGCCGTCGCCCCGTACCACGCCATGGACAACCTCCACCTGGCCGTGGTTCCGGCCAGCATGGTGGCGATCTACTCGCTCGCGGTCGCCGGGCCGCCGCCGCGGACGTACCTCACCGTGGCGGCGGTCGTCGCGATCATGGTCGGGGTGATGTCGGCGACACCCGACCGGCACGCGGCGACCGACATGCTGCGCAGCGGCGGCTGGGTGGTGGCGGTGGCACTGACCGGCGAGGCGGTCCGCATCCACCGCAAGTACGTGGCCGCCATCGTCGGGCGCGCCGAACGCGCCGAACGCACCCGGGAGGAGGAGGCGGCCCGGCGCGTCGCCGAGGAGCGGCTGCGGATCGCCCGCGACCTGCACGACCTGCTCGCCCACAGCATCACCCTCATCGGCGTGCAGACCTCGGTCGCCGCACACGTCCTGCTCGCCGACCCCGAGCGGCTGGACCGCACGGCCGTCGCCGGCGCCCTCGACAGCATCGCCGGCACCTGCCGCGACGCCCGCGCCGAACTGCGCGCCACCCTCCAGGTGCTGCGCGGCGACGACGAGCGCGGCCCGCTGCCGGGCCTGGCGGCCGTGGCCGACCTGGCCCGCTCCGCCGAGGCCGCCGGCGCCCGGGTGGAGCTGGCCGTCGCGGCCGGTGCGAACGGGGTGCCCCCGGCCATCGGGGCCGCCGCCTACCGCATCGTGCAGGAGGCCCTCACCAACGCCGTACGGCACGCCGGGGGCACCTCGGTCCGGGTCGGGGTGGAACTCGGCACCGACGCGGACCGCGGCACCGCCCTGCGGATCGCCGTCACCGACGACGGCCCCTGCCC includes:
- a CDS encoding histidine kinase, which encodes MGVLALQCAMGALLPSGQGHRPDAAGWALLVVTALVLAARRRWPMTVMLVMVAAVAPYHAMDNLHLAVVPASMVAIYSLAVAGPPPRTYLTVAAVVAIMVGVMSATPDRHAATDMLRSGGWVVAVALTGEAVRIHRKYVAAIVGRAERAERTREEEAARRVAEERLRIARDLHDLLAHSITLIGVQTSVAAHVLLADPERLDRTAVAGALDSIAGTCRDARAELRATLQVLRGDDERGPLPGLAAVADLARSAEAAGARVELAVAAGANGVPPAIGAAAYRIVQEALTNAVRHAGGTSVRVGVELGTDADRGTALRIAVTDDGPCPGTEAEHEPDRPDARWRPWRAAAPPRPPADAGPAETVPAAGYGLIGMRERARSVGGTLTAGPRPEGGFQVAAVLPFAGGPA